In one window of Pelosinus sp. IPA-1 DNA:
- a CDS encoding efflux RND transporter permease subunit gives MSRLNLTEWALKHKQLVYFFVVLIFIMGIFSYQQLGRMEDPDFVIRQMIVSVSWPGASARQVEEQVTDKIEKKLQDTPGIDYLKSYSQPGKAIIYVTLKDTVNEKDVRPTWLEVRNMVNDIKGTLPQGIVGPSFNDRFDDVFGNIYTLTSEGYSYEEMREEAEHIRRTLLGVKNVKKADLIGVQTEKIYIEMENSKLAQLGIDPNLIINTVKAQSSMAASGMVETSSDNVYLRVTGIFENIDNLKSLPIRANDRTFRLEDVAKIHRSYSEPIQPKMYYNGQPAIGIAVSMDKGGNVLTLGTDLEKTINQIKQDLPLGLEINQVSNQPEVVKESIGEFIKSLKEAIIIVLIVCFLSLGIRSGIVVALCIPLVIAGIFVCMQIFGIDLHKVSLGALIIALGLLVDDAIIAVEMMTVKLEQGWGRFEAACYAYTATAFPMLTGTLITCAGFIPIGFSKGSASEFTSSIFTVVTIALLISWFVSVLVTPLLGYRLINLKPKEKETHDQYDSKFYQLFRKILTWCLQHRKLVLGITVACFISSLFLLKLVKQEFFPPSVRPELIVEMTLPEGSSLKATEQEAQKFAEKLTDDPNIDNYSYYVGQGAPRFVLTSDPKLATANYAQFIIVAKNVEAREALNNKIDTIFTEDFPNVRGHIKLIQTGPPSPYPVMLRVTGYDHEKVRTIAKEVSDTMIANPNLNNVNFDWNEKSKVMHLAVDQDKARMLGIDSQSLATDLQTQLSGASIAEFYEQDKTVGIVFRMDDQNRKDLSTIKDLPIHIGSGKFVPLDQIAKISYDAEEGLIWRRDLKPTITVQADVKPGVTGNDATKKVYADLAALRQSLPPGYSIDIGGSLERSQQSMEFLLKPVPIMIVIIITLLMIQLQRIPLMILAMLTAPLGIIGVSISMLLTMRPMGFVAELGILALSGMIIRNSVILIDQIEQHIKAGETPWDAIIDSAVLRFRPIMLTAAAAILGMVPLIPSTFWGPMAVAIAGGLLGATILTLLVLPTMYAAWFKVKQNGDE, from the coding sequence AGAAGCTGCAAGATACACCCGGTATTGATTATTTAAAGAGTTATTCTCAGCCGGGAAAAGCCATTATCTATGTTACTTTAAAGGATACGGTAAATGAAAAGGACGTTCGCCCAACTTGGCTAGAAGTGCGTAATATGGTCAATGATATCAAAGGAACATTGCCCCAAGGCATCGTTGGCCCTTCTTTTAATGATCGATTTGACGATGTATTCGGCAATATTTATACCCTTACCTCTGAGGGATATAGCTATGAAGAAATGCGGGAAGAAGCGGAACATATACGCAGAACCTTACTAGGGGTCAAAAATGTAAAGAAGGCAGACTTGATTGGCGTTCAAACGGAAAAAATTTATATTGAGATGGAAAATAGTAAATTAGCACAACTTGGAATCGACCCTAATCTGATTATCAATACGGTAAAAGCACAAAGTTCAATGGCAGCATCAGGTATGGTTGAAACCTCATCAGATAATGTGTATTTAAGAGTTACTGGCATATTTGAGAATATAGACAATCTTAAGAGTCTGCCCATTCGTGCAAATGATCGTACCTTTCGTTTGGAAGATGTAGCTAAGATTCATCGCAGTTATTCTGAACCGATACAACCAAAAATGTATTATAATGGACAGCCGGCAATCGGTATTGCCGTTTCCATGGATAAAGGCGGAAATGTTCTTACGCTGGGCACAGACTTAGAGAAAACCATTAACCAGATTAAGCAGGATTTGCCCCTTGGCTTAGAAATCAATCAGGTCTCTAATCAGCCTGAAGTGGTCAAAGAATCCATTGGGGAATTTATTAAATCATTGAAGGAAGCTATTATCATTGTATTGATTGTATGTTTCTTAAGCCTTGGTATTCGGTCTGGGATTGTTGTTGCCCTATGTATCCCTTTGGTAATTGCCGGCATCTTTGTATGCATGCAAATCTTTGGAATTGACCTGCATAAAGTTTCCTTAGGTGCTCTCATTATTGCTCTCGGTTTATTAGTCGATGATGCGATTATCGCCGTCGAGATGATGACGGTAAAATTAGAACAGGGCTGGGGAAGATTTGAAGCTGCTTGTTATGCATATACAGCGACTGCCTTTCCCATGCTGACAGGAACTTTGATTACTTGCGCAGGTTTTATCCCCATTGGTTTTTCCAAAGGATCTGCCTCCGAGTTCACGAGCAGTATTTTCACAGTAGTAACCATTGCTCTTTTAATCTCTTGGTTTGTCTCTGTTTTAGTAACTCCTTTATTAGGGTATAGGCTGATCAATTTGAAACCAAAAGAAAAGGAAACTCACGACCAATATGATTCTAAATTTTATCAACTTTTCCGTAAAATCCTTACCTGGTGCTTGCAACATCGCAAATTGGTACTTGGTATCACCGTAGCATGTTTTATTAGTTCTCTTTTCCTCTTAAAACTTGTAAAACAAGAGTTTTTCCCGCCATCCGTTCGTCCTGAGCTCATTGTTGAGATGACGCTGCCAGAAGGTTCTTCATTAAAAGCAACAGAACAGGAAGCCCAAAAGTTTGCTGAAAAGCTTACCGATGATCCGAATATTGACAATTATAGTTATTATGTTGGCCAAGGAGCACCTCGTTTTGTATTAACTTCGGATCCTAAGCTGGCTACAGCCAATTATGCCCAGTTTATTATTGTGGCAAAAAATGTAGAAGCACGTGAAGCGTTGAATAACAAAATCGATACCATCTTCACAGAGGATTTTCCCAATGTGCGTGGTCATATAAAGTTGATCCAGACGGGACCACCTTCTCCTTATCCTGTCATGCTGCGGGTTACCGGGTATGATCATGAGAAGGTTCGTACCATAGCCAAAGAAGTAAGTGATACCATGATAGCCAATCCCAATCTGAATAATGTTAATTTTGATTGGAATGAAAAAAGTAAAGTCATGCACTTGGCCGTCGATCAGGATAAAGCTAGAATGTTAGGCATTGACAGTCAAAGCCTAGCCACTGATTTACAGACACAATTATCAGGTGCATCCATTGCTGAGTTTTATGAGCAGGATAAAACCGTCGGTATTGTTTTCCGTATGGATGATCAAAACCGCAAAGATCTTTCTACGATTAAAGATCTTCCCATTCATATTGGCAGTGGTAAATTTGTTCCTCTAGATCAAATTGCAAAAATTAGCTATGATGCAGAAGAAGGATTGATTTGGCGGCGTGATCTAAAACCAACCATAACCGTTCAGGCCGATGTAAAACCTGGGGTAACGGGGAATGATGCCACCAAAAAAGTGTACGCAGACCTTGCTGCACTGCGTCAGAGCTTGCCACCTGGTTATAGCATTGATATAGGTGGATCACTAGAACGCAGTCAGCAATCAATGGAATTTCTGCTAAAACCTGTTCCGATCATGATTGTAATCATCATCACATTGCTAATGATCCAATTGCAAAGAATTCCCCTTATGATTCTTGCCATGCTAACAGCACCTCTAGGAATTATCGGTGTTAGTATTTCTATGCTCCTTACCATGCGGCCAATGGGCTTTGTGGCGGAGCTTGGGATTCTAGCCTTAAGCGGCATGATTATCCGAAATTCAGTCATTCTAATTGACCAGATTGAGCAGCATATTAAAGCTGGCGAGACACCTTGGGATGCCATCATTGATTCTGCTGTTCTACGCTTCCGCCCCATTATGCTCACGGCGGCTGCTGCCATATTGGGAATGGTTCCTCTCATTCCTAGTACTTTTTGGGGTCCAATGGCAGTAGCCATTGCTGGCGGATTGCTAGGTGCCACTATTTTGACATTATTAGTACTGCCTACCATGTATGCAGCCTGGTTTAAGGTAAAACAGAATGGTGATGAATAA
- the nadA gene encoding quinolinate synthase NadA, with protein MIDLTTEIQRLKQDRNAVILAHNYQLDEVQRVADYVGDSLYLSKVAANSKQDVIVFCGVRFMAETAKILSPTKTVLLPEKDAGCPLAEMITAEGLRTLKSKHPGVPVVCYINSSAEVKAESDICCTSANAVKIVASLSDRKVIFVPDENLGDYVAKQIPEKELILWKGHCVTHAKVKAEDVKQVRELYPAAKILIHPECNPAVVKLADFVGSTSEIIRYAEESEESTFVIGTEMGVVCTLRETLPNKQFFLLHPGLVCPNMKKTRLESVYQALHNHQYEIDVEQEHILSAQRTLERMLEVV; from the coding sequence ATGATAGATTTAACAACGGAGATTCAGCGTTTGAAGCAGGACCGTAATGCAGTGATTTTAGCGCATAATTATCAATTAGATGAAGTACAAAGGGTTGCAGACTATGTAGGGGATTCTTTGTATTTAAGTAAAGTAGCAGCCAACAGCAAACAAGATGTCATTGTTTTTTGTGGTGTTCGCTTTATGGCGGAAACAGCCAAGATACTATCCCCAACGAAAACTGTATTGTTACCAGAGAAAGATGCTGGTTGTCCTTTGGCAGAAATGATTACAGCGGAAGGTCTGCGTACCTTAAAGTCTAAGCATCCTGGGGTTCCAGTTGTTTGTTATATAAATTCCTCCGCTGAAGTGAAAGCAGAGAGTGATATATGCTGTACTTCGGCGAATGCAGTTAAGATCGTCGCCTCTTTATCCGATCGTAAGGTTATTTTTGTTCCTGATGAGAATTTGGGTGATTATGTTGCCAAACAAATACCAGAAAAGGAGTTAATACTTTGGAAAGGTCATTGTGTGACTCATGCCAAAGTAAAAGCAGAAGATGTGAAGCAGGTTCGCGAGTTATATCCAGCAGCAAAAATCTTAATTCATCCAGAGTGTAATCCAGCAGTAGTGAAGTTAGCCGACTTTGTTGGCAGTACATCTGAAATTATTCGTTATGCTGAAGAGTCCGAGGAAAGCACATTTGTCATCGGAACAGAAATGGGAGTTGTGTGTACTTTACGAGAGACGCTGCCTAATAAACAGTTTTTCTTGTTGCATCCAGGGCTAGTGTGTCCCAATATGAAAAAAACTAGGTTGGAAAGTGTATATCAAGCATTACATAATCATCAATATGAAATTGATGTGGAGCAAGAACATATTTTATCAGCACAGCGCACCTTGGAAAGAATGTTGGAGGTAGTGTGA
- the nadB gene encoding L-aspartate oxidase — protein MSERGYVISPKTNLAALDDQSYDVIVIGAGIAGMTVALSLDPKLKVALISKESIQESSTYKAQGGMAISLGVDDSLEEHIADTLRVGRGLCHEPAVEATVREAPAALDFLQSLGADFNQGADGLYLGREAGHSHHRIVHYYDSTGRHIAETMIKRIEIQGNIMQLDQCYLVDLLTKQNQCYGCIVLNSGRLVTLRAKAIVIATGGYSGIFARSTNSISANGDGLAAAYRAGAAISDMEFVQFHPTSFKTCSGEIFLLTEALRGEGAMLRNAAGERFMFSYHADGELAPRDEVSRAIVTELQSNNKDAVYLDTRHLGKDYLTDRFRQIYAELLENGYCMEKDIIPIAPAAHYTIGGITTNLWGQTTLSHLFACGEVAATGVHGANRLASNSLLEGVVFGRRVAQVINQDFPVSHLIDREVALEGDNVCHSCDTKKLGIILDRVAGVVRKGDAMRLLLMELQEKVEDPSSCLTHIQGYQENNACQLAELVLKAALLRSESRGTHYREDFPERKDRDFSKHITQQWGRRAVFNEQISLR, from the coding sequence ATGTCAGAGCGGGGCTACGTTATATCACCCAAAACAAATCTTGCTGCATTAGATGATCAGAGTTATGACGTTATCGTCATTGGTGCAGGGATTGCCGGAATGACAGTTGCCTTGTCTTTGGATCCTAAACTTAAAGTGGCACTTATCAGTAAGGAATCAATTCAGGAGAGCAGTACTTATAAAGCCCAAGGAGGGATGGCGATTTCTCTAGGGGTTGATGACAGCTTAGAAGAACACATTGCTGATACGCTTAGAGTGGGCAGAGGGTTATGCCATGAGCCAGCAGTAGAGGCTACAGTAAGAGAAGCACCCGCTGCATTAGACTTCTTACAGTCTCTTGGTGCTGATTTCAATCAAGGAGCAGACGGGCTGTATTTAGGCAGGGAAGCAGGTCATTCTCACCATCGAATTGTGCATTATTATGATTCAACAGGGCGTCATATTGCAGAAACTATGATAAAGAGAATTGAAATACAGGGCAATATAATGCAGCTTGATCAATGTTATTTAGTTGATCTGTTGACAAAACAAAATCAATGTTATGGTTGCATTGTTCTCAATTCTGGGCGGTTAGTCACACTTCGTGCTAAGGCCATTGTAATAGCTACAGGAGGGTATAGCGGCATATTTGCCCGTTCTACCAATAGCATTTCGGCAAATGGGGATGGCCTTGCTGCAGCGTATCGAGCGGGGGCTGCTATTTCGGATATGGAATTTGTTCAGTTTCATCCTACGTCCTTTAAGACATGTTCTGGAGAAATATTTTTATTAACAGAAGCACTCCGGGGGGAGGGGGCTATGTTGCGTAATGCGGCAGGGGAACGATTTATGTTTTCTTATCATGCCGATGGCGAACTGGCTCCCCGGGATGAGGTTTCTAGGGCCATTGTCACGGAACTGCAATCTAACAATAAGGATGCTGTATATCTAGATACAAGGCATCTTGGAAAAGACTATTTAACCGATCGGTTTAGACAAATCTATGCCGAATTATTGGAAAATGGCTATTGTATGGAAAAAGATATCATTCCTATCGCCCCGGCTGCTCACTATACGATTGGCGGTATAACTACGAATCTTTGGGGCCAGACGACATTATCACATTTATTTGCCTGCGGAGAGGTAGCCGCTACAGGTGTCCACGGTGCCAATCGTCTTGCTAGCAATTCCTTACTAGAGGGCGTTGTTTTTGGGAGACGAGTTGCTCAGGTCATTAATCAGGACTTTCCAGTCAGTCATCTCATTGATAGGGAAGTTGCTCTAGAGGGAGACAACGTATGTCATAGTTGTGATACTAAGAAATTAGGAATTATTTTAGACCGAGTAGCAGGAGTGGTGCGTAAGGGAGATGCCATGCGTTTACTGCTTATGGAGTTACAGGAAAAAGTAGAAGATCCTAGTTCTTGCCTTACTCATATCCAGGGATATCAAGAAAATAATGCCTGTCAGTTGGCAGAATTAGTGTTAAAAGCAGCCTTGCTTAGGTCTGAGAGTAGAGGCACACATTATCGCGAAGATTTTCCTGAAAGAAAGGATAGGGACTTTTCTAAACATATAACCCAGCAATGGGGAAGGAGAGCTGTTTTCAATGAACAAATTAGCCTTAGATGA
- the nadC gene encoding carboxylating nicotinate-nucleotide diphosphorylase produces the protein MNKLALDDLLHRSLLEDIGFGDITSEAIFTESHTSQGFLLAKQNLVLAGIQVFSRVFALLDDQIQISPYYTDGTLVPAGEKIASMTGNTRSLLAGERVALNLLQRMSGIATHTRRYVEALKGFSTIIVDTRKTTPGLRMLEKYAVTVGGGKNHRYGLDSMVLIKDNHIQAAGGVTAAVELVRSQGACFRKIEVEVENLLQVQEALSLGVDIIMLDNMHITMIEQAAKMIDGKALIEVSGNVVLERVAQLAAAGVDIISSGELTHSVKTADISMRLV, from the coding sequence ATGAACAAATTAGCCTTAGATGATCTACTGCACAGATCCTTACTAGAAGATATCGGTTTTGGCGATATTACCAGTGAGGCTATTTTTACTGAAAGTCATACATCGCAAGGATTTCTTCTGGCAAAGCAAAATCTTGTTTTAGCGGGAATCCAAGTGTTTTCACGGGTTTTTGCTTTGTTGGATGATCAAATTCAGATAAGTCCTTATTATACAGATGGTACTTTGGTGCCAGCAGGAGAAAAAATAGCAAGTATGACAGGGAATACTCGCTCCTTATTGGCAGGGGAAAGAGTTGCTCTTAATTTGTTGCAGCGAATGTCGGGAATAGCAACTCATACTAGACGTTATGTGGAAGCCTTGAAGGGTTTTTCTACAATTATCGTAGATACACGGAAGACTACGCCTGGTTTACGCATGTTAGAAAAATATGCTGTAACGGTTGGTGGTGGGAAGAATCACCGTTATGGGTTAGATTCTATGGTATTAATAAAAGATAATCATATTCAGGCAGCAGGTGGTGTCACTGCAGCAGTAGAGCTTGTACGCAGCCAGGGCGCGTGTTTTAGAAAAATCGAAGTTGAGGTTGAAAATTTGCTGCAGGTGCAAGAAGCATTGTCACTAGGGGTAGATATTATTATGCTAGATAATATGCATATCACTATGATAGAGCAAGCTGCAAAGATGATTGATGGGAAAGCCTTAATTGAAGTCTCAGGAAATGTGGTATTAGAAAGAGTAGCCCAATTGGCTGCTGCTGGTGTTGATATTATCTCAAGTGGTGAATTGACTCATTCTGTAAAGACAGCTGATATAAGCATGAGATTGGTATGA
- a CDS encoding MotA/TolQ/ExbB proton channel family protein yields MTELLMQSINLFYKGGPVMYFLVMCSLGVVAITVERFLYYRHAALNMQKFQVNLQPLLESQCVEDAVLLCENTKAVVGNVTAQGLYAYKRGSSMDTAMESAAMLAAARLRENLNYLSAIVTLAPLLGLLGTVVGMINSFSVFNIQAGQPMAITGGVGEALVATATGLTVAVMALVSHTYFSQRLDGLITDVEQGIAMVLTYLRTPVNGKMKRETHEIA; encoded by the coding sequence GTGACGGAATTGTTAATGCAAAGTATCAATTTGTTCTATAAAGGCGGACCAGTTATGTATTTTCTCGTAATGTGCTCCTTGGGTGTAGTAGCTATTACAGTGGAACGTTTTTTATATTACCGACATGCTGCTTTAAATATGCAGAAGTTCCAGGTTAATCTACAGCCACTACTAGAGAGCCAGTGTGTTGAGGATGCTGTGCTGCTGTGTGAAAATACAAAGGCAGTTGTAGGAAACGTAACAGCTCAAGGGTTATATGCGTATAAACGGGGAAGCAGTATGGATACTGCTATGGAAAGTGCCGCCATGTTGGCTGCTGCCCGTTTACGTGAAAATCTCAATTATTTGAGCGCGATTGTTACATTGGCGCCGCTACTTGGACTATTAGGAACAGTGGTTGGCATGATTAATTCTTTCAGTGTATTTAATATTCAAGCTGGGCAGCCAATGGCAATTACTGGTGGTGTCGGAGAGGCACTGGTGGCAACGGCCACAGGGCTGACTGTCGCAGTGATGGCCTTAGTTTCTCATACTTATTTTTCTCAGCGATTGGATGGATTGATCACCGATGTGGAACAAGGGATTGCTATGGTCCTTACTTATTTACGGACCCCAGTAAATGGGAAGATGAAGAGGGAAACACATGAAATTGCGTAA
- a CDS encoding biopolymer transporter ExbD: protein MKLRNLRLDNQPQLMIIPMIDIIFFLLVFFMMSTLSMVEQRTIPVNLPQAAASLQDMQHNTAITVMQDGNVMFDQETIPLTLLGKRAKTALLQQPENVFVLRADKQTEYEKVVAALDELKAAGARRISIATERKVR from the coding sequence ATGAAATTGCGTAATTTACGGCTAGACAATCAACCGCAATTAATGATTATCCCGATGATTGATATCATTTTCTTTTTGTTAGTATTTTTTATGATGAGTACTTTATCTATGGTGGAACAACGGACAATTCCCGTAAATTTACCCCAAGCCGCCGCGTCCTTGCAGGATATGCAGCATAACACAGCCATTACCGTTATGCAGGATGGTAATGTTATGTTTGATCAGGAAACAATTCCTTTAACCTTGCTTGGAAAGAGGGCTAAAACCGCCTTGTTGCAGCAGCCCGAGAATGTATTTGTGCTAAGGGCTGATAAGCAGACGGAGTATGAAAAAGTAGTCGCTGCATTAGATGAACTAAAGGCCGCGGGCGCTCGTCGAATATCGATAGCGACGGAACGGAAAGTGAGGTAG
- a CDS encoding TonB family protein, producing the protein MSYTVRWRKAIALSVFLHIFLGVAVGYMTVVQTLPPPPDEQVIELDMMAALPDDDSSESEPESVLPSKPEPEALPTTEEPIITEPPPVVIDDIANKEPVPIKEIALEKETTAIVSSKHSAMGTPPIVLVRADAVNPPEIDQIGRKIVVVLRMRIMENGMPGKVDVAVSSGQKSINDAAIAAAKKWRFEPAKDREGRPIVCSTILSIPFTPK; encoded by the coding sequence ATGTCTTATACGGTCCGTTGGCGCAAAGCGATTGCACTGTCGGTTTTTTTGCACATTTTTTTAGGTGTGGCAGTTGGTTACATGACGGTTGTGCAAACTCTTCCACCGCCCCCTGATGAACAAGTTATTGAGCTAGATATGATGGCTGCCTTACCTGATGATGATTCGTCAGAGTCTGAGCCAGAAAGTGTATTACCAAGTAAACCTGAGCCGGAAGCACTACCAACGACTGAAGAGCCGATAATAACAGAACCGCCGCCTGTTGTCATTGATGATATAGCGAATAAAGAGCCAGTGCCTATTAAGGAAATCGCCTTAGAAAAGGAAACGACAGCTATTGTGAGCAGCAAACACAGTGCGATGGGGACACCACCCATTGTATTAGTGCGGGCCGATGCTGTGAATCCACCTGAGATAGATCAAATTGGTCGAAAAATTGTTGTGGTGCTCAGAATGAGAATCATGGAAAATGGTATGCCCGGTAAGGTGGATGTAGCTGTTTCCTCAGGACAAAAAAGTATAAATGACGCAGCTATAGCTGCCGCGAAGAAATGGCGATTTGAACCGGCGAAAGATCGAGAAGGGCGTCCAATCGTTTGCTCTACTATATTGTCCATCCCTTTTACGCCAAAGTAG
- a CDS encoding FTR1 family protein, which translates to MRKSVLVFLAVFMLLIGQSMASAASQWSGVVDRIEKTMNQSLAVYKSGDTAAAKKLVNDAYYGIYEKDGFEKTVNTTVSSKRANLTEYKFSVVKKLMTNQAPDTQVKKEIDEMIAMMREDVVKMGGGSKQQDSWESFWPAFLILLREGAEAILVIGAIIAYLIKSGNGHKTQTVYYYSGAAVVASFITAVLFRSVVSLSGANQEIMEGATMLVAVAVLFSVSYWMGSKADAKSWNNYIEGKVQNSLSSGNTLSLGAAAFLAVYREGAEVVLFYQALFNNAGDNMHMIWLGFAAGSIALAVVFALVRYGSLRIPTKPFFQGTSILMCILAISFAGGGIKELQEAGVIGMTRLEGSPTIALLGVYPTVESMLPQLVLIIIVLSNFIYQKKKNNREVVS; encoded by the coding sequence GTGCGTAAATCGGTTTTGGTTTTTCTGGCGGTATTCATGTTACTAATTGGTCAAAGCATGGCTTCGGCAGCATCACAATGGAGTGGTGTAGTCGACCGCATTGAAAAAACAATGAACCAGTCTCTTGCTGTGTACAAAAGTGGAGACACAGCGGCAGCCAAGAAACTAGTCAATGATGCTTATTACGGGATTTATGAAAAAGACGGCTTTGAAAAGACGGTCAATACAACTGTATCTAGTAAAAGAGCAAATCTGACAGAGTACAAGTTTAGCGTGGTCAAAAAGCTGATGACCAACCAAGCGCCTGATACTCAAGTCAAAAAAGAAATTGACGAGATGATCGCCATGATGCGTGAAGACGTTGTAAAGATGGGTGGCGGCAGTAAACAACAAGATTCTTGGGAAAGTTTCTGGCCTGCTTTTCTGATTCTCCTGCGCGAAGGTGCAGAAGCCATCTTAGTGATTGGCGCTATCATAGCGTATCTGATTAAGTCAGGGAATGGTCATAAAACACAGACGGTTTACTACTATTCTGGGGCAGCTGTGGTGGCTAGCTTTATTACAGCCGTTCTCTTTCGCTCCGTTGTCAGTTTGAGCGGCGCAAACCAAGAAATCATGGAAGGCGCAACAATGCTGGTGGCAGTGGCGGTTCTTTTCTCCGTAAGTTATTGGATGGGAAGTAAAGCGGATGCAAAATCATGGAATAACTACATCGAAGGTAAGGTACAAAATTCTTTGAGCAGTGGTAATACGTTGTCACTGGGAGCGGCGGCATTTCTAGCTGTGTACCGAGAAGGAGCCGAGGTTGTATTGTTCTACCAAGCGCTATTTAATAATGCGGGTGACAATATGCATATGATTTGGTTAGGGTTTGCTGCGGGAAGTATCGCTTTGGCAGTAGTGTTTGCCTTAGTTCGTTATGGTAGTTTGAGGATTCCAACAAAGCCATTTTTTCAGGGGACTAGTATCTTGATGTGTATACTAGCAATTAGCTTTGCTGGCGGTGGTATAAAAGAGTTGCAGGAAGCTGGAGTAATCGGGATGACAAGGCTAGAAGGAAGTCCAACCATTGCACTACTTGGAGTTTATCCGACCGTAGAATCGATGTTGCCACAACTCGTTCTCATAATAATAGTTCTTAGCAATTTTATTTATCAAAAAAAGAAAAATAATAGGGAGGTCGTATCATGA
- a CDS encoding iron transporter: protein MNNKRKFLSMVFAAFLTVAVSAGQCFAAGFQEYPIGDDIEVPEAGIKVAVVYFQPVPMEPAGMGLTPAQSDIHLETDIAAIEGNTTGFGVGEWIPFLTVHYKLTQKGTGKVIEGNLMPMNASDGPHYGANVKMKGAGTYDVAFTIESPTRQNYMLHVDKETGVEGRFWDKPITLHWNFDYVPRSW, encoded by the coding sequence ATGAATAATAAAAGAAAATTCTTATCTATGGTTTTTGCTGCATTTTTAACGGTGGCTGTATCTGCAGGTCAATGCTTCGCGGCTGGTTTTCAGGAGTACCCTATAGGTGATGATATCGAAGTACCTGAAGCAGGAATTAAAGTGGCGGTTGTTTATTTTCAACCCGTGCCTATGGAACCAGCGGGAATGGGTTTGACACCTGCGCAATCTGACATTCATCTTGAGACGGATATTGCTGCTATCGAAGGCAACACGACAGGATTTGGCGTTGGTGAATGGATTCCTTTCTTAACGGTGCATTATAAATTAACACAAAAAGGCACTGGCAAAGTCATTGAAGGCAACCTTATGCCGATGAATGCTAGTGACGGCCCTCACTACGGGGCAAATGTGAAGATGAAAGGCGCCGGTACATATGATGTAGCGTTTACTATTGAATCCCCAACTCGTCAAAACTACATGTTACATGTTGATAAAGAAACAGGTGTTGAAGGTCGTTTCTGGGATAAACCCATTACTCTTCATTGGAACTTTGACTATGTTCCAAGAAGTTGGTAA